Below is a genomic region from Primulina eburnea isolate SZY01 chromosome 9, ASM2296580v1, whole genome shotgun sequence.
TGGATGAGGCTATAGAGAGGAATCAAGAGTCTATGTTTGCAGAAGAGCAGGCCGCTTGCCAGGAGCACGAAGAGGATGTGGAGGGCCACCAGAGCCGGGTTGAAGAGACGCATCCCCTCCAAGGTAGGGAAGTTAGTGAGATAGAAGAGATGTGGAAGGAGATACGGAGGTTGAGGGAGCAGTTGGGAAGCAGAGCGCCGGCACCCAAGAGAGGAAGTCCTTTTTCACTAACCATTTTAGAAGAAGGGCTTCCTCCAAATTTTCGACAGTCGAATGTGGAAGAGTACGATGTACATACTGACCTCGAGGAACACTTGGGGAGGTTTGAGAATGCGGCTCTGTTGCACCAATATTTGGATGGAGTCAGGTGCAGGGTGTTTCTGGGCACGTTGGTGAGGTCAGCCCAGCAATGGTTTAACACTTTGCAGCCCAGCTCTATACGTTCTTTTGAGGACTTCTCAGCTGTCTTCTTGCACCGATTTGCTAGCTGCAAGAggtaccagaaaaattatttgagccTGTTCGTGATGAAACAGCAAGAGAATGAAACTTTGCGAGAATTTGTCCAGCGTTTCAACAGTGCAGCGCTGGAAATACCAGCGGCTACCcctgacatcatgataagtgccttCACACAAGGACTTAGGGGAGGGGAGTTTTTCAAGTCGCTGGTCAAGAAGCCTCTGTTGAGCTATGATGATCTGTTGGCTCGAGCGGAGAAATATGTAAACTTGGAAGATGCCCAACGGTACAGAAGGATGGAGAGCCGGACCGGAGGAAGTAGAGTTGAGGGAGCGGAGAAAAGAGGAAGGAAGAGGGGTGCAGGGGAAAGAGAAGAAGACATAACTAGTAGTAGAAGACAATTCTCATCCCATGTTCCCCTAGATAGGATTCGGGACGAGGTGATGGAGGTGAGGGATCCCGCGGGGAGGTGGGAGAAGTCGCGAAGGGTTGGGTGCAGTGCTAGATTGCCTTCACGGGGTAGACGAGAAGGATCCTCATTCAGGATTCGACAAAGGTCTCGCTCGCCCCCTAGGCGTGGTCAAGGCCCTCCATGGATAAATCAGAGGATGGGTGAGCAGAAGGGGAAGGTCGATGTCAAGATGTCCCTCAGGAGCTCGTGGAACCGAGGAGTGGAATGAATGAGGATAACCACCCTacgagaggaatgattcatatgatctcggggggtgctactgatggaGACTCTGGGCGAGCTCGGAAGGCACATGGGAGAAGGTTGGATAACTTTGAGATATCTAGGGGTGCAGACTTACCACAAGACCCCGTCATCAGCTTTGGGCCGGAAGACCTCCGAGGCGTTGTGACTCCAcataacgatgccttggtggtAACGACCACCATTGCCAATTATGATGTGGCGAGaatatttattgataatggaagctTCATGAACGTCTTGTTCAAGAGCACGTTGGATCAAATGAAGATGAGAGGATTTGAGTTTGAGCCGGTATCCACCCCGCTGTATGGGTTTGCAGAACACGTCATCTTGCCTTTGGGTCAGATTGTTCCTCCCCTATCCTTGGGGACTGATCCTCGGCGGGTAACAAAGATGATAGCCTTCACTGTAGTAGATACCCCGTCGGCATATAGTGGAATTCTAGGACGATCAGCCCTGAAGGATTTTAGAGCAGTAGCTTCCAGTTATCATCAGAAGCTTAAGTTTCCTGTGGGAAAAGGAGTTGGAGTCCTGTGCGGGGACCAAAAAGTCGCACGTTGTTGTTATGAAAGAATCGTGaaggaagaagaaaagagaggTCACGAGCATTCGCATGGAAGCTTGAGCTCAGTCTTGCAGTTGTAGAGTCATTCGGAGGAGCTTGTAAATGGGTAACTTTGTCCTACGGAGGTACAAGAGGAGCTGAGAGGAAAGTTGGAGAATGCGATGGGTAAGGCTCTAAagaggcatgggaacgcttaCCACCTTAGAGAATATCTTTACTTCATTTTTGATGTATTTCGTTCCTGAATTTGTCTTATGTTATCAGTTGATATTTAATAAAGCCAAGTTCTTATATTAAGTTCGTGGCTGCTCTTGTATTATGAGGattatatgaattttattttaccTACTTAGGCTGCGTctagtagaggagaagagtGGGGAGGAGAAAAGTTaaatttttcctgctaaggcatcgcctagtagaggagcagagttggggagaagaaaaattttattttcctgctaaggtgtcgcctagcagaggagtttgAGGCTGAGGGTggagaatatttatttttctgctaaggcatcgcctggcagaggagttagaggatgacgaggtgaaatctttattttcctgctagggcccggcttagcagaggagttagagggtggaggtgttgaatttaaattttcctgctaaggtatcacctagcagaggagttatatGGAGGAGTTGAATTTTATTATCCttctaaggcatcgcctagcagaggagttagagggccGGGGCGTTGAATTccattttcctgctaagacatcgcctagtagaggagtttgagggtgagggtggagaatatttattttcctgctaaggcatcgcctggcagaggagttagaggatgaCGAGATGacatctttattttcctgctagggcctggcttagcagaggagttagagggtggaggtgttgaatttaaattttcctgctaaggtatcacttagcagaggagttagatggaGGAGTTGAATTTTATtatcctgctaaggcatcgcctagtagaggagttagagggcggGGGCATTGAATttcattttcctgctaaggcatcgcctagcagaggagttagagggtgggtgcgttgaattttattttcctgctaaggcccggcttagcagaggagttatgaGATGATGAGGTGATAGTTTGATTTTTCTTGcgaaggcccggcttagcagagaagttatgagatgatgaggtgagagtttgatttttcctgcgaaggcccggcttagcagaggagttatgaGATGATGAGGTGAGAATTTGATTTTTCCTGCTAGGGCccggcctagcagaggagttagagggtggagatgttgaatttaattttttctgctaaggtatcacctagcagaggagttagatggaggagttgaattttattatcttgctaaggcatcgcctagcagaggagttagagggtggaggtgttgaattttatcTTCCTGCTATgtcgtcacctagcagaggagttagagggtggaggtgttgaatttaaattttcctgctaaggtatcacctagcagaggagttagatggaGGAGTTGAATTTTATtatcctgctaaggcatcgcttAGCAgatgagttagagggtggagatgttgaattttatcttcctgctatggcgtcacctagcagaggagttagagggtggaggtattgagtttttattttattgctaagacccggcttagcagaggaattagagggtggaggtggtgaatttttattttcggcATCACCTaccagaggagcagagtttggtaggagaaaaatgttatgttcctgctatggcgtcgcctagcagaggagcagaggggAGGAGTAGAATTAAATTTTTCTggtaaggcatcgcctagcagaggagcagagtttgggaggagaaaaatttatttggttagTCGATAACAAAAGATGTTTACGGGGAGCAGAGTTTACGGGGATCGTGGGGGTGGGGGTGTGGGGGCAACGCCCCCATAATTTCTTCAGAAATCACACAACCATTCGCAAGGGAATGTATCAAAATTATCAATGTGCGGGACGAATGGGCGGCCAGACGAGGGGTTCCTAGGCGAGGCTGGCAGGGCGAGCGCGCAGAGCTGTTGGGCGAGTGCGTGCGGGAGCTGGCAGCCGGGCGACCATGTTGCGGCGAGGAGGCGAGCGCTCAAGGGCGAGCTCGACGCATTAGGCGAGCGTGTTGCGGGGAGGAGTCGTGCGCTCGGGGGCGAGCTTGCTACGGAGGGACGAGCTTGCGCGCTCGGGGGCGTGTGTGCTATGGCGAGGAGGCGAGCGCGATGGGGCGGGGTCGGGCGCTCGGGGGCGAGCGTGCTGCGGAGGGGCGAGCT
It encodes:
- the LOC140840681 gene encoding uncharacterized protein encodes the protein MIHMISGGATDGDSGRARKAHGRRLDNFEISRGADLPQDPVISFGPEDLRGVVTPHNDALVVTTTIANYDVARIFIDNGSFMNVLFKSTLDQMKMRGFEFEPVSTPLYGFAEHVILPLGQIVPPLSLGTDPRRVTKMIAFTVVDTPSAYSGILGRSALKDFRAVASSYHQKLKFPVGKGVGVLCGDQKVARCCYERIVKEEEKRGHEHSHGSLSSVLQL
- the LOC140840404 gene encoding uncharacterized protein codes for the protein MWKEIRRLREQLGSRAPAPKRGSPFSLTILEEGLPPNFRQSNVEEYDVHTDLEEHLGRFENAALLHQYLDGVRCRVFLGTLVRSAQQWFNTLQPSSIRSFEDFSAVFLHRFASCKRYQKNYLSLFVMKQQENETLREFVQRFNSAALEIPAATPDIMISAFTQGLRGGEFFKSLVKKPLLSYDDLLARAEKYVNLEDAQRYRRMESRTGGSRVEGAEKRGRKRGAGEREEDITSSRRQFSSHVPLDRIRDEVMEVRDPAGRWEKSRRVGCSARLPSRGRREGSSFRIRQRSRSPPRRGQGPPWINQRMGEQKGKVDVKMSLRSSWNRGVE